The Planctomycetia bacterium genome includes the window AGCGAGCCGGCGGCAGCGGACGCCGTAAGCTCTGCGCCCAAGATTGGGATGGCGATGGACGTTTCGATTTACTCGTGAATTCCACCAATGCGGACCTGCTAAAGCAAGTCGACGCCCGCGACGGCGTTTGGGTGTTCCGCAATGCCGGTGCAATCGCCAAACAGAACATCGAAGGGCATGATGTCAGCCCGACGGTCGTCGACTTCGACGGTGACGGAATTCCCGATTTCCTGGGC containing:
- a CDS encoding VCBS repeat-containing protein — encoded protein: RAGGSGRRKLCAQDWDGDGRFDLLVNSTNADLLKQVDARDGVWVFRNAGAIAKQNIEGHDVSPTVVDFDGDGIPDFLGGAEDGRFYFLANPRSPRR